DNA from Malus sylvestris chromosome 11, drMalSylv7.2, whole genome shotgun sequence:
TAATCTCTTAGGGCTACTTCCAAAAGATATCAAATAATGCTACCAAACTCGAAGAACTTGCATTACCTCTGAATTCATTTATGGAGGCATTACATTAGCGATAGAATTGTCAACCTCACAATCCTTAACCTCTCCGCTCCCTCTCcatcaaggtataaaatatcgatgatatcggaaatatcggaagtccaaaaacacggaaattttgatggaaatatcgggatattatcgatgtcgataaaaattgaataaaaaccatggaaattgtaagaaaaacttggaaatttgtattgaaactttgcaggatgtttatttagtcaattatctattagtttatcacaaaaaatttgaaggaaatgcattgcatgatagatataactgatttaagttgattatatagcgagctggcaaacattgtgagtgtagaaaatatgtagtaattaatgaaagaagtttaaacacaccataatcatttatatataatgaattagtacaatattttacactttatacattgcatggtaagatacataagtgacttagcaaggtctaaaatatcgatgatatcggaaatatcggtaatccaaaaaaatatcagtagctcaaaaacactaaaatttctatggaaatatcgggatattatggatattttagaccatgctcTCCATCTGGGGAGGCTCTCCAGGTCAAAAATCATAACCCTCGATTTCAACAACCTACAAGGTTTGTTGCCGTAATCTTTGATGAATTGCACCAACCTTGTAGAACTACGTTTGGGACGAAATAACTTGGAAGGAGACATTACCAAGCTTAATTTCTCCGAACTTGTTCAACTTACTAAACCTGACCTATGTAAGCACAAGTTCATTGGTAAACTCTTTGTCCTTCCTCTCTCTTAGCAACAACCGATTGAAAAACGTCACGGGGGCAATGAAGATAttgatgcgttgcaaaagtctTCGCACGCTCCTCCTTTCATAGTCCTTTAATGGTGAAGGAATGCCATCTCACGATGACATGGTTGGTTTCAATTTTTAAACTTGGCGCGTTGTGAGCTCACTGGTCGAATACCTACCTGTATGGTTAGCAAAGCTAAAGAATCTCTTGGAGGTACCGTAACAAAACCACAGAGACAATTCGCAGCTGGTTGGGGATTGATCGACCAAGACTTTCTCATATAAGCTTGTCAATGAACCTTGTTTCAAGTGAATTTCTGAAAGAACTTTGTAGAGTACCGGCGTTGGTACGTACATGAGCCTATTGCAGCTCAAACAGATCGTTATGATCTCGAATCGCCTCTTTACACGGTCGCGGTGATAAATCCCGATAGCTTACCCCATAGATTGTCCTACTTTCCTCCATTGATGGATCTCTCTATCAACAACATTACAGGTAATATACCGACTGAGATCGGCCAACTACGGCTTTGCCAAGAGTTGTATCTAGACGACAACTTCTCTTGCAACATTCCAGACCAAATATCTAACCTTAAGAACTTAAAGGGTTTGGATCTCTCCAAAAATCATTTGTCTCCAAAAATCCATCGTCTCTCGCAAGCCTTCAACAATCAAGCCGTAACCCATTAAGTGAGTCTGCTGTATGAATCCTATAATGTCACTATACTCGGTTTTGAGCCAAATCTTTCGCTAGTTTCAATTACTCTATATCTTTTATTACTAAGTCAACAAGCACTCAGTTCCAATGCTTCAACGCTTACCGCAGTTGAGGGGATTCCAAAACTTTGCGGTGCTCCACTTCCAAACAAGTGTCGTATTGATGGGCATGTAAAGAACCGAGAAGAGGTCAATGAGCACCAACCTCTATATTTCCGCTGCGTTCATGTTAGCTGCGCGCATGAAAAGGTTGAAAAGATGGGTTTGCTAAATAACATCATCGCAGAAGCAACACAGGCAATCATCACAGTAGACTGCAAATTAACATGTTCCATCTAAACAGGATCACCAGACAGTCTGCTTTCTGTCATTATGTTCACTAACTCATACCGTGTACCAAAGTAAAGACTCGACTAATCGCATAAGATATGACCTCGAAAATGTAATAATATTCAGATGAAAGGCAACCAGGTTCCGACCACAGCAATATTGCCAAACAAAATATCATTCAAGACCACACCAATATGCCAACCTACGGCCCATCTCGAGCAACCTCCTTGTTTATCTACACCATGCCTACAAGACTCATCATACCATATAGCTAGCCTCAAACTTAGTAACGGTTTGGACCAGGATTGGCTCCACCGTCCCTGTCTGGCGTGTAGTTATTCTGGTATTGTCCAGCACCATTCCATCCTGCATTAGATGGCGGACCCATGATGTTTGGTGGCACCCCTCCCGGGTTATTGGGAGGCATCTGATTGTAGTTGTTGGGAGGCGCCTGATTGTAGTTGTTGGGAGGCGCCTGATTGTAGTTGTTGGGAGGTGCCTGATTATAGTTGTTGGGAGGCCCAGAGTTCCAGTTGCTGCTTGGCGGGGGATTATTGTAGTTGTTTGGTGGACCCATGTTGTGAGGCGGCATTGGAGCCCTGTTGGGGGGTGGAGGACCCATGTTGGGAGGCATCGGGCCTGGACCCATGTTGGCAGGTCCAGGTCCCGAATTTGGGCCAGCTTGATTAGGCATAGGAGATGGACCGGTATTTTCCCTCCTCCTTTCAAAGTTCCTGGATCTGTCAAAGTTACGAGGTCTGTCATTACGTCTATTTCTCTCATTTGCTCGACTATTGTTTCTTATCCATTCTTCATGGTACTTGGGATCATATGGCACAGCTTGGCCATTAATAAAAGGTTCACCTGCCAAAACAAACAAGAAAGCAAACAGATCATGTATAAAAGAAATTTTCTGGTTAACTCAGTTGAAAACTATATAGAAACAGGTATACAATGGAGAAAAAACACATGCTGCAGTTTAATATTACTATCACACTCGGTGACCAAACCACAATTCTTGGAGTCCAGAAattatgaaatgaaaatttaacATGGATCAATTTTTTTCGGATGCAATCAACACAAGAAACTGGTTAGTTCATCAGCACTAAAGGTGATGTTATATATGAAAGACTCTGTACACAATATTGACTAGAGTTGCAGAAACTAGAAAGCCTTCAACAGGGGTTTTTGTATTTCACAGGTTCCATATAGCACTAGCACTGCTACAGCATTAACTGCCCTTTAGGATAACTTTCATCGGTAACATTCTAACGCCTCAAACTATCCTTTgtcagaaaaaaagaaagaaatagatcAAAAATCCAAATTTCAGACTGCCAGAGATATTCCAGAATGGGATTTACGACTTAAAATAATCAATTGCTATAAAtaatttgtttttcattgaaATGCAACTTGAAGAAACAAGCATATCCGTACCTCCGTAATCTTTGTTCTTAACATCCAAGTAAGAATCAGGAAGTACCCAACGGACTCCAGGCAACTCTGCAAGAATTTTAGAAAAATACATATATGAAAACCCAGACAAAGCACaaggaaataataaaaatcCCAACTGAGAAGCAGAATCACCTTTGATTTTGAGTGAAACCTCTTCAGATACAAGTGCCCCAAATGCATAATAGCACCTAGTTGAAACTGAGTAGATCTTCATTCTAGCTTCTTCCTCACTGCAGTTCAGCCGCCAACATACAAGCAACGTAAACTTGGTTATATGAATTGTCATTGCAAAACATAAATCACAGAGAACACAAACAATAGGAATACAATACAATCCTATTTGCTTTTggtctgtaaaaaaaaaagtgatccAGACCATGCTATACCAGATGTGATTAAGACCATACTATTTACGAGAACATTAAGATCATGCCACAAAGTGGTtatagtttaaattttgagtatCAAAAAAGAAGCTAATGAGTTTTGCTTTTGTTAGAACGTCAAACCATAT
Protein-coding regions in this window:
- the LOC126589904 gene encoding multiple organellar RNA editing factor 8, chloroplastic/mitochondrial-like, with the translated sequence MATHFFYRSLPKTQAMASLLSRSLTTATSAASLSTAAQSRSSSLSLLHRLRPLAGVMASAGRLSPAIVRCLSTRSTTSSLRDPNPNWSNRPPKETILLDGCDFEHWLVVMEPPQGDITRDEIINSYIKTLATVVGSEEEARMKIYSVSTRCYYAFGALVSEEVSLKIKELPGVRWVLPDSYLDVKNKDYGGEPFINGQAVPYDPKYHEEWIRNNSRANERNRRNDRPRNFDRSRNFERRRENTGPSPMPNQAGPNSGPGPANMGPGPMPPNMGPPPPNRAPMPPHNMGPPNNYNNPPPSSNWNSGPPNNYNQAPPNNYNQAPPNNYNQAPPNNYNQMPPNNPGGVPPNIMGPPSNAGWNGAGQYQNNYTPDRDGGANPGPNRY